The sequence TATCTAATAACCCATACAGGGTAACAGAAGTTTCTGCTACAGCGATACTAGTTAAACCAGTAAATAAAGCTGCAGCTAGCAGAGTTTTTTTCATCTAAGAAATCTCCGTTAATTTCAATAATAAGAGAAGCAATTTAGCAATAATGGAAACTAACAAAAATAAGTCACCCAAACAATTTTTTTTTAAAAATTGTGAATATTGCATCAAAATTTAGCCATAATAGCTACGTTAAAAAATAAAATACTAATTTTTTTGCAAAAAACAACAATATCTTTTATAAATTAAAATAATTAATAATATAAAAATCTATATATCATATTTATTATAAATCTAAATTAATTAAAAGATGTTATCGTTCTAAAATCCTTTTATATAAAACAACACATTTAAATTTATCAGTATACATAAATTAATTTATTTATATTAATTAACTTAAAATTTAATCATATAAATATGGTGCCGATGGCGAGACTCGAACTCGCACAACTTTTGTTACTACCCCCTCAAGATAGCGTGTCTACCAATTCCACCACATCGGCAATAGAAAATAAATTAATAAAAAATAATTGTAATAATTCTACCATAAAATTTATTTTATAAAATAATCTTAGTTAATATAATATTAAATTATTAATCAGTAGAACTATCTATAGAAGGTATCAAAGTTGCATTAACCTCGTTTTGTTGCATAATACTAATATTAGTATTATTTTTTTGATACATAAAATAACATAATGCTATTGTTGTTGAAAAAAAAATAACTGTTAACCATTTAGTTGTATTAAAGAGAAATGTTGATGCTCCAGCAGCTCCAAATATACTATTTGAAGATGGATATGAACCAAGATCAATACCCTTACCATTTTGCATTAATACAATAATAATAATTAATATAGAAGATAATATTTGTATAATTATTAAAAAATTTATAAAAGACATTGAAATACCTTAAAAATTTTAAGAAATTATTGAAATTTTTAAAAATTCATCAATTAATAATGAGGCACCTCCAATTAATACCCCATCTACTCCTGAAATATTTAGTAAATATGAAGAATTTTTAGAATTTACACTGCCACCATATAAAATACATGTAGATGTAACACCTAAATTATACAACCTTTTTTTTACATGATTATGAACTTCATAAATCTGTTCTTGTGTTGCAGAATACCCAGATCCTATTGCCCATAAAGGTTCATAAGCAAAAATTACTCTTGATAATAAATCTTTATTTAATTTAAAAACTTTTTTTAATTGTTTATCAATATATGCTAAAGTATTTCCATTATTACGAATATTTAACGTTTCTCCAAAGCAAACAATAGGAATCAATGAATTATTTAAAGAAATAACAATTTTCTTAAAAATAATAGATTCATTTTCATGTTGAAATAATCTTCTTTCAGAATGACCTATAATTACTAATTTACAATTAAAATCTTTTATCATAAAAGCAGATACTTGACCAGTATATGCTCCTTTATCATAAGAACTAATATCTTGAGCTCCCCATAGTATTTTACTACCATTAAGCAATTCATTTGCTTGAAATAGATAAGGAAATGGAACACAAATACCCATTTGATGATATTTATTTGAATTTATATTTTTTAATTTTGAGAGAAAAATGAAATTTTCTTTTAAAGAACCATTCATTTTCCAATTGCCTATAATAAACTTACTATTGATATGTGATTTATTCATATATTATGTAAATAGAAATAAACATTACATTGATAAAATAATTTTACCAATATGTTGACTAGACTCCATAAGTGCATGAGCTTCATTAACTTTTTCAAAAGGAAAACAAGCATAGGTTATTGGTTTTAAAAATCCTTTATCAAATGAAGGCCATATATGATTATATATATCATTAGCTAATATGGATTTTATTTTTTTAGGTTGTGATCTTAATGTATTACCAAAAATAGTCAATCTACGTTTTAATAACAAGCTTACATCAATATTAGTATATCTATTACCACTAAGCATGGATATAATAGACATACATCCATCATAAGATAATATATTGATATTTTTAGAAATATAATGTCCAGACACTATATCTAGTATACAATTAACACCAACTTTATTTGTTATTTTATTTATTTTATCTTCAAAATCATCAATATTGTAATTTATTACAATATCTGCTCCTAAATTTTTAGCAAAATTTGCTTTTGTATTACTTCCAACAGTAGAAAACACATAACATCCAAACAATTTTGCTAGTTGAATAGCAAAAGTCCCTATACCACTTGTGCCACCATGTATTAAAATAGATTGTCCAGATTTGATAGAACATTTTTTCACCAAATTATGCCATACAGTAAAGCAAATTTCTGGTAAACCAGCAGCATCAAGTAATGTAATATTTTTAGGTAATGGCAAACATTGATTTAATGAAGCGATACAATATTCTGCATATCCACCACCCTCTAATAAAGCGCATACTTTATCTCCTATAGAAAAACTGCTATTTTCTAAATCACCATCTATTATTGTACCACTTACTTCAAGACCAGGTATATTTGTAATACCTATATCAGGTTTATAATAACCTTTTTTTTGCAATATATCTGCTCGATTAATACCTGCATAAGCAACTTTGATTAAAACTTCTTGTTTAGAAAATGATGGAATGTGCTTTTTAGTAATATTTAAAACATTTTGTTGACCATTTGCAATAATTTCAATAGCAAACATATTAACTCCATTAAATAGTTTATTAATTATAAATATAAAATAATTTAATAGTTATATGCTACAAAAATGCTTTATATATTAAATAAACATATATGAAATATGTGGCGGAAGCTCAGGGATTCGAACCCTGGAGTCTTTTCAGACTGCTGGTTTTCAAGACCAGTGCATTAGACCACTCTGCCAAACTTCCCAATATGTTATATTATATATCAATATAATAAAATAATAAAAATTTTTTATATATATGAAAATATAATTTGATTATATTTTGCCTCTACTTTATAATAGACATAATTAAAATTAATATTTTATTTTTTTAAAGCACCCGTGGCGGAATTGGTAGACGCAAGGGACTTAAAATCCCTCGCTTTCGGGCGTGCCGGTTCGACTCCGGCTGGGTGCACCATGAATGGTTAAATTAATTTTTATTTGATATCATTATCTTTTTTAATATCTAATGATTTTGAAGATAATCTTATTCTGCCTTTATCATCAATATCTATTACTTTAACTTGAATTTTTTGATTTATTATTAAAATATCATTTATATTATTTATTCTATTATTAGATATTTCTGAAATATGTAATAGACCATCTTTTCCTGGCATTATTTGTACTATAGCACCAAAATCTAATAAACGAATTATATTTCCATTATAAATTTTACCAATTTCGATATCAGTCGTAATATCTAAAATCCTTTTTTTAGCATCTTCTAATTTAGATTCATCATTACTAGAAATTAGTATTGTACCATTATCAGAAAT comes from Candidatus Kinetoplastibacterium sorsogonicusi and encodes:
- the secG gene encoding preprotein translocase subunit SecG; the protein is MSFINFLIIIQILSSILIIIIVLMQNGKGIDLGSYPSSNSIFGAAGASTFLFNTTKWLTVIFFSTTIALCYFMYQKNNTNISIMQQNEVNATLIPSIDSSTD
- the tpiA gene encoding triose-phosphate isomerase, whose protein sequence is MNKSHINSKFIIGNWKMNGSLKENFIFLSKLKNINSNKYHQMGICVPFPYLFQANELLNGSKILWGAQDISSYDKGAYTGQVSAFMIKDFNCKLVIIGHSERRLFQHENESIIFKKIVISLNNSLIPIVCFGETLNIRNNGNTLAYIDKQLKKVFKLNKDLLSRVIFAYEPLWAIGSGYSATQEQIYEVHNHVKKRLYNLGVTSTCILYGGSVNSKNSSYLLNISGVDGVLIGGASLLIDEFLKISIIS
- a CDS encoding NAD(P)H-quinone oxidoreductase, giving the protein MFAIEIIANGQQNVLNITKKHIPSFSKQEVLIKVAYAGINRADILQKKGYYKPDIGITNIPGLEVSGTIIDGDLENSSFSIGDKVCALLEGGGYAEYCIASLNQCLPLPKNITLLDAAGLPEICFTVWHNLVKKCSIKSGQSILIHGGTSGIGTFAIQLAKLFGCYVFSTVGSNTKANFAKNLGADIVINYNIDDFEDKINKITNKVGVNCILDIVSGHYISKNINILSYDGCMSIISMLSGNRYTNIDVSLLLKRRLTIFGNTLRSQPKKIKSILANDIYNHIWPSFDKGFLKPITYACFPFEKVNEAHALMESSQHIGKIILSM